In the genome of Syngnathoides biaculeatus isolate LvHL_M chromosome 14, ASM1980259v1, whole genome shotgun sequence, one region contains:
- the LOC133512155 gene encoding vang-like protein 1, whose translation MDTESTHSGYSSRSGRSNRHGERGRERHKAGAGKDGSRSEKSVIINPPETSSQDSPVHNGEPLPGEPSPGADLGEEGQDDNWGETTTAVTGTSELSVSQEEVVGLGKSIQDRTRSFRRYLPLAAGLCGGLVVLATPLVFLLLPVIMWPERLQPCGAACEGLFLSLSFKLLMLLTAIWALFLRPARASLPRVCAGRAFLTTLTLLLTMSYWLFYGVRILDAQDEDYHGVVQFAVSLVDSQLFVHYLAVVLLELRHLRPCYSVCVIRSTDGETRHYNIGQLSIQNAALTILEYYYRDFPLHNPALLSATKHRASKHLAGFKVYNVDAPGSAAGAPPANGNQSQAAIAAAAKRKDSAHNELYYEEADYERRVRKRKARLVVAVEEAFTHVRRMKKEDERATPSDIMDVREAALAVFPSMARALQKYLRTTRRQQCHSMESIQKHLAFCLVNNMSPKAFLETYLSPGPTLQYGPERWMADQWTLVSEASVTSGVKDGADFALRCLDFNLAVTVKAIPYIRVREEYVDPKSHKFVLLLQSETSV comes from the exons ATGGACACCGAGTCGACCCACTCGGGCTACTCCAGCCGCTCGGGGAGGTCAAACCGGCACGG GGAGCGAGGCCGCGAACGTCACAAGGCCGGCGCCGGCAAAGACGGCAGCCGCTCGGAGAAATCGGTCATCATCAACCCCCCGGAGACGTCCTCCCAAGACTCGCCGGTGCACAACGGCGAGCCGCTGCCGGGCGAGCCCTCGCCGGGGGCCGATCTTGGAGAAGAgggccag GATGACAACTGGGGGGAGACCACCACCGCGGTGACGGGCACCTCCGAGCTGAGCGTGTCCCAGGAGGAAGTGGTGGGCCTGGGCAAGAGCATACAGGACCGGACCCGAAGCTTCCGGCGTTATCTCCCCTTAGCCGCGGGCCTCTGCGGGGGTCTGGTGGTGCTGGCCACCCCGCTGGTCTTCCTGCTCCTGCCCGTGATCATGTGGCCCGAAAGACTGCAGCCTTGCGGCGCCGCCTGCGAGGGCCTCTTCCTGTCGCTCTCCTTCAAGCTCCTCATGCTCCTCACGGCCATCTGGGCGCTGTTTCTCCGGCCGGCCCGCGCCAGCCTGCCCAGGGTGTGCGCGGGCCGCGCCTTCCTCACCACGCTCACCCTACTGCTCACCATGTCCTACTGGCTTTTCTACGGCGTCAGGATCCTCGACGCGCAG GACGAGGACTACCACGGCGTGGTCCAGTTCGCCGTGTCCCTGGTGGACTCGCAACTCTTTGTCCACTACCTGGCGGTGGTGCTGCTGGAGCTGCGCCACTTGCGACCGTGCTACAGCGTGTGCGTCATCCGCTCCACCGACGGGGAGACGCGTCACTACAACATCGGACAGCTGAG TATCCAGAACGCGGCGCTCACCATCTTGGAGTACTACTACCGAGATTTCCCGCTCCACAACCCGGCGCTCCTCTCGGCTACCAAGCACCGCGCCTCCAAGCACCTGGCCGGGTTCAAAGTTTACAACGTCGACG CTCCGGGGAGCGCGGCGGGGGCGCCGCCCGCTAACGGGAACCAGTCCCAGGCCGccatcgccgccgccgccaaacGTAAAGACAGCGCCCACAACGAGCTGTACTACGAGGAGGCCGACTACGAGAGACGAGTACGCAAGCGGAAAGCCAG GTTGGTGGTGGCTGTGGAGGAAGCGTTCACGCACGTTCGCCGCATGAAGAAGGAGGACGAGCGAGCGACGCCGTCGGACATCATGGACGTGCGGGAGGCGGCTCTGGCCGTTTTCCCCTCCATGGCCCGCGCCCTGCAGAAGTACCTCCGCACCACCAGGAGGCAGCAGTGTCACAGCATGGAGAGCATCCAGAAGCACTTGGCGTTCTGTCTCGTCAACAACATGAGCCCCAAG GCCTTCCTGGAGACGTACCTGTCCCCGGGCCCCACCCTGCAGTACGGCCCCGAGCGCTGGATGGCCGACCAGTGGACGCTGGTGAGCGAAGCGTCGGTGACGAGCGGCGTCAAGGACGGCGCCGACTTTGCGCTCAGGTGTCTCGACTTCAACCTCGCCGTCACCGTCAAGGCCATCCCGTACATCCGCGTGCGGGAGGAGTACGTGGACCCCAAATCGCACAAGTTTGTGCTCCTGCTCCAGTCGGAAACTTCGGTTTAG